Proteins encoded in a region of the Dreissena polymorpha isolate Duluth1 chromosome 6, UMN_Dpol_1.0, whole genome shotgun sequence genome:
- the LOC127834940 gene encoding tumor necrosis factor ligand superfamily member 15-like has translation MKPAAKLVGQISYPKLGPQRKEMEAVIAWYHGRELDYTTGFMRYGVRYQNGRLIVPLTGTYNIYSFLSLTENDDSPDVPFDTSRNATLVKHAMYKYNVKLGKDVELVSSIQTHRESTNRNFNAFSSQISTLVQLEAGDEISVKISDILLISYPGDNFFGLHMI, from the exons ATGAAGCCAGCCGCAAAACTCGTCGGCCAAATATCATACCCGAAACTAG GGCCTCAAAGAAAAGAAATGGAAGCAGTGATTGCATGGTATCACGGCCGAGAACTAGACTACACTACCGGTTTTATGAGATACGGAGTCAGATATCAGAATGGGCGCCTGATTGTACCACTTACAGGAACGTATAATATTTATTCCTTCCTAAGCCTTACAGAAAACGATGATTCACCAGATGTTCCGTTTGATACAAGCAGAAATGCAACCCTTGTGAAGCATGCAATGTACAAGTATAATGTTAAGCTGGGCAAGGACGTGGAACTGGTTTCTTCTATACAAACACACCGGGAGTCGACCAATCGAAATTTCAATGCTTTCAGTTCACAAATCTCCACGTTGGTACAATTAGAGGCTGGAGATGAAATTTCTGTGAAAATAAGCGACATTTTGCTAATATCCTATCCAGGTGATAACTTTTTCGGTCTGCACATGATCTGA